The genomic stretch ACGTAATATACTTAGTTAAGTTAGAAAAATTTGCTATTCAAAGAATGTGGTTATTTCTTACAAAATATTTAACCCAATCAGTGTGAAGGGCAAGAATTCAttccatacccactgtaataaaagttcttgtattgtttttacacatggatggcccAACGAGTGTGTAGtcgccaaggagtcagttattagtcttacctatctcacctgtttattcttttccttgatttttggaaagcttcatttgtattatttgtctttaatcttatcaatattttaatcatgatttaataatcataatatcaagaataataacaatattagtattaatggtataggaaagaaaaaaacattttcctgtaaattcaaggaatggggaaataggGCAAAATCATAggccctactgatagactccttggtggctgtcCCACATGTAGAGTCATttgcatgtaacaaaattcacaaaaaaaactacagggaacaaTACATAAACCTGTAGTCATTGGGTGAAGATTTCATCCTACACCGCAGAGATTTGACATGAATAAACATTcaaatttaaatgttttttttagctGTTGCAATGTTGATTCATGGGCTCAGCAAACAAAATTTATCGTAATATTGTGTAGGAAACATAGAAAACCACTGGAACATATACTAAAACCATAATAAAAATGACTCTCATGGTATCTGTAATACTAAAACCATAATAAAAATGACTCTCATGGTATCTGTAAATAATGAGGAATTATGTCAAGATATTTCctgcaatatttttttcctcatttaacATGTTGTTCTCTTAGGGTGTTGTGATTATAGAAGATCTTGAGAGAGCCAAGATCGTTCTGGAACGCAGCGACACGAAGGAGGAGTTGAAGATCGACACACTTAAACATCTGAGGAAGAAAATGCCGGCGAAGGAAATTCTCGTAAAGACTGGGCTTGGTTAGTATAATATTTGTCTCTTTACATCATTTTGCTTACTTAGCCATTTTAATGTTCATGATGCAACTGGAACATACTTGGAGGTAGATTTAGCCTTTATGACATTTGTAAATGTGTAAGCATTAGAGTGGTCTGCTTTGAATATTAATTTGATTTGTTTTAGGATTTACTATAAATGACTTTTTATAGAagtatttttcctttattaaattttttaaggCACTCCCCAAGAAAGAACTATGCAACCTCATAAACctgataaattatattatatgtttgttacAGGTAAGACCGTTTACAAGTTAAGTAAGAGTAAAGATGAAGCAATTGCAGCAGAAGCAAAGAAGGTGTACAAGCTGTGGAAAGACCACTTACATAGCAAAGTTGGAAGGCCAGTAATTGAGGTTAAATGCGACCTCAAAACCCAAAACTTTCGGAATTCTGCAAGACAGATGATATTAGATGGTCTAAAAAGGGAAGATGGTGCAGAAGGTCAGAGTTCAGATGAagcaaaagaacaagagaaaagaaaagaaaagaaagatactaaacataaatcaaaaagaaaaaagtcagaggatgaggatgaggacaaagatgcaaaggataaaaaagaatgtGATTCTATTGAAGTCCTTGCCGAGTATATTGAAAGAGAAGTTTACCAAAGCACTAAGAGACTGATCAACAAGCCTtataaaagaacaataagaaaactCGTTTTTACTCTAAGACATCAGAAGGATGTGAGATTATCTGTGGTGTCTTCCTCATTGTCTGTAAAAGACTTTGTGAAGCAAAATCTCCAAGAGCAGATGAATTTTTAAGGAGTGTGTCTGTTTCCTGAGAAAAGATATTTTGATGGATACAAATGTAGTCAGTAGTTTCAGTAGGCTGATGTGTATACTAAAACCAATATTTCTACATAGGGCTAACACTGAACATGTATGCCTATCCATAGAAAATGTACAACTTACATGCATTTTCCATGAGGAGAGATGCACAACGTATGAAATTCTAGATAAGTTGAAGTAAGACAAGTTTCATGTTAGACAGATGCCTCAAAAATAGTATCGGCAGAAGAGACTAGTTGGTTCAATGACTAAAGATGACCAGAATTGATCATTTTATTTATGTGATAATATTTTACTTATGGTGCATGATTTAATTTATGTTGTATTTATTGAATTAGTAGGGTATCTTCAACATTTGCGGATTTGTTTAAGTACTGTGAAACTTttagatattattgttttttttatttaccttcatGTAAGGTACTGTAGTTTTACTAACCTATGACTGCATAGCCTTTGAAAGATAATTTCAGATATGCAAGGTTTGTATTATTGTGTTGCTACTTGTACCTCGGATTCTGTAATTTGTAATAACTTCATACAGGGTACAAAATTTTTATAAGTATTTTATGAAAAACTGTGAAGAAATATTTCTTGAATAAACTTTATACAATGATTATCTTGTTTGTATCCTTTTTGTTAAAGAATTATTGAATATTGGTATTATATGGTAAAGTAATTTATCTTATGTTTTGTATAATTTTCACATCAAGTTATAGATGGAAATGGTCAGTAAGGACTTTTACTGAATTTGCAGATAATTGTGGAAATCATAGTAATTGCGTAGAGTGAAATATGTAATTGGAACAACAGTGGTGATATGATGACAAATgttaaatttataatgataataagcctaCTGTAGttaaaaattattttgtaaataataaCCTCAATCAACTTAAATTAtgttaaagatgtatatataactatgacgaaaatttaaatacataaaatcattaaccataaagataaaaaatacaatgaaattatCACTTTGcagaaaattacaacaataatgtcTATGATGAATTTCAGGTCATTCTCATGAACAGAAATGGTTGTTgagatatttgtaataataatgttaatgatattgcaTGCCATGAGAATAACATGGAAATAGGTGTACTAATGATGGggctaatgataacagtcatgagAGATTGCACTCCATAGCTTGAGAGGGTAAAATTAGCTCTCTCTATTTATGATTTAAGTCTTAAGAATTTCACTGATTGTTGATAACCATAGTTTCATTATAAGCATAggatatacgtttgtgtatatatgtagataaacaaatTTACATGTGTGTGATTACAGTAGAAGTAGCACAATAGTAGTCTTTTAAGAAGTATGCATCTccatgtagtagtaataatcatcatcattactacagctattactattaaaaatactcctaatactattactactactaaagataatgatagcaacaacaatagtaatgacatttataacaatgatttgacagtgataacaataatagtaattctaataactgtatcaataataactgtaatgataatagttttaataatgatactactaatctattactattactactaataataatagtgataatagtgattatggtattaataattataataaaaataactaatgataatgatcataataatgacaataataattataatagtaatagtaatataaatagtaatagtaatagtaataatactaataacaataataatgataataataataataacaataataataatgatgataataatgataatgataataataataataataataataataataataataataataataataataataataataataataatgaggatgatgatgataataatgatgatgatgatgataataatgaggataataataatgaggataataatgataatagggataataatgacactgttaattatgataacaacaacaacaataatgatattagacgtgataaagataatatatgtaataatgataaatatatatatgtataattataataatatcaataatgaaaattgtaacaatcatgatattgatgataatagtaaaaacaatagtaatgataacagtaataacaacagtaaagcaatgataacaagaataacaatagtaataataagaggaataacaacagtaaatataaggataacagtaataataatagtagtaataatgaaaatagtaataatcatggtgatgatgataataataataatgaaaata from Penaeus chinensis breed Huanghai No. 1 chromosome 40, ASM1920278v2, whole genome shotgun sequence encodes the following:
- the LOC125047102 gene encoding transcription elongation factor A N-terminal and central domain-containing protein 2-like gives rise to the protein MDKFVVRMPKSSPSSSPRKGGIRNYKQSTIESLKGVVIIEDLERAKIVLERSDTKEELKIDTLKHLRKKMPAKEILVKTGLGKTVYKLSKSKDEAIAAEAKKVYKLWKDHLHSKVGRPVIEVKCDLKTQNFRNSARQMILDGLKREDGAEGQSSDEAKEQEKRKEKKDTKHKSKRKKSEDEDEDKDAKDKKECDSIEVLAEYIEREVYQSTKRLINKPYKRTIRKLVFTLRHQKDVRLSVVSSSLSVKDFVKQNLQEQMNF